The genomic window GAACATTCCTCTTACATCTATAAAGAAGCTATAGCTTGTACAGAAGAAGGCAAGACTTCCAAAGCTATCGAACTATATGGTGAAGCTCTAAAGATCGATCCGGACAATACGACCATATGGTACCACAAAGGCCAGGCATATGATAGTCTTGGAGAATATGAAAAGGCAATTGAAGCATATGAAATGGTAATCGAGTTCGATCCCAAGAGCAACGATGCATGGTGGAGCAAAGCGAAAGCTCATGAGATCCTTGGTGAAACTGAACCATCAATAACAGCCTATGAAAAAGTTGTAGAAATTGACCCCTATAATGTCGATGCATGGTTCAAACTTGGTGAAGCATTTGAATCAACTGAAAAATATCAGGATGCTTTGACAAGTTACGGACAGGTGATCAAGCTTGATCCGGATAATACAAGAGCCTGGCAAAAGAAAGGCATGGTGCTTGAAATTCTTGGAAAATATGATGAAGCCATTGTTAGTTATGATAAAGCTTTAGGCGTAGATCCCGATACAATTGCAAAGACATACTTACAGAACCCTGCTATTTCCCGATTGAATACAAGCAAGGAGGAAAATTGCTACGATCAAACTCCAGATTTTAGTATTGAGTCCACAAAATTATGGTTTGATAAAGGCACGATCTACCTGAAACAGGGAGAATATGAAAATGCTGTCGAGAGTTTTGACAAAGCACTTGAACTTGAAACAAAGCACCCCTCTGTCTGGTATAATAAAGCGGTCGCTCTTGACGAGCTAGGGATGAAGAACGAAGCTGTAGAATCATATACAGCAGCCCTGAAAAAAGATGCCTCCTGTTCAGAGGCATGGTACAGGAAAGGTTTTGATCTTGATGCCCTCGACAGGTATAACGAAGCTGTCTATTGCTACAGAAAAGCAGTTGATATAGAACCGGAGTTCACTCTGGCATGGTATGCACTCGGACTTGACCTTGACCATCTCGAAAAATATGATGAAGCTATCAGAGCTTATGGAATAGTAAGTGAACAGAGCCCCTACTTCTTTGATGCTTATTACAGAAAAGGAAGGATCCTGGCGAAACAGGGTCATTATTCAGAAGCAATTGAAAATTATCAAACAGCTTTAGCATTTGAACCATCAAATTCAGCCATAAACACTCAGATGCAGGTAGCCATCAGTAAAATGGAAAGGATCAACAGCTCTTCAAGCATTCCCGCCATTACAAATTCATTTACCGGACCGAGCTTAATTGACATGTTCAAGATCGTCGATCTGGAAAATGGAAATGGCTACTATGATCCAACTACTGACAATGATCTGAATTCCCTTGACGTGGATCTAATAGGTGTTGAACCACATGCAGAAGATGCCTGGCTTGCACAGGGAAATGCACTTTCAAATTCCGGTGACTATTCCGCCGCTTTAAGTTCATACAATAAAGCCATCCTCATAGATCCCAATTCCAGCAATATGTGGCTCATGAGGGGAATTACATATGATATGCTGAAAAGACAAGTTGAAGCTATTGAAAATTATAGGATAGCAGTGGAACTTGATGCTGATAATACTGATGCATGGTTCTATCTTGCTCAGGATTATAGCAACATCGGGGATCATTATCATGCAATTGAGTGCTATGACAATGTTCTCAGGATCAATCCACAGGATACAACTGCATTGTTCCTGAGGGCTCGCGCATTCGATAACCTTGGATCTTATGAAAATTCATTGGCTTCTTATGACCGACTTCTGGAACTAGAACCTGATAACCTTGAAGGATTGTACTATCGCGGAGAAACATACTACAAGCTTGGAAACTACGAAGCTTCGATCCAGTCCTATGAAAAAGTACTGGAAGTTGAACCTGAGAATGTGGAAGTAATATTTGCAAAGGCTCTTGCGTTCGAAGGAAATGGCCAGGTTGAAGAAGCCGTCGCATCCTACGACCTTATACTGAACACTGGTATCAATGATACTGATACCCTTTACAAACTAGGTGAAGCATATGAGAATATTGGTCTTTACAGGAATGCCGTCAGGTGCTATGATACTATACTCATCAACAATCCAGCGGACATAAAAGCACTTAGCATGAAGGGATTTGACCTCTATATGGACGGGGACTATAATGGTGCAATGTACTGCTATGACAAGGTCCTTGAGATCGATCCAAATAATGCTGCTGCATGGTACAATAAAGGAACCGCTGCCTACCTGACAAGCAGCTATGTTGCATCATCAGATTTCTATGCCAGGGCCCTTGAGATACAGCCCAATTCTATATCTGCATGGTACAACAGAGGTTTCATTGCCAATATCCTTGGAGATGTGGAAGAAGCAGTTGGATACTATGAAAAAGCATTGGAGATCGATCCAGCGTCAACTTCCGTACTCTACAACAAGAGGTTTGCACATTACAGGATTGGAGAATCGGTATCAGCAGAAAATGAAAAAAATAAACTGGAAACCATTGACCCGGGATTTGTGGAAGCACTTGATGATAGGGGAACAAAGTTCTTCATGCCACAGGAGTATGATCCAAGTATTACCTACAAGCTTCCTGACAGGTGGTATGATGATACCGAGAACAACACGATAAAAACAAACTTAGAATAACAGGAAGTAAAGGCTTTATTCATTTTTCTTAAAAAAGAGCCAGCTGTTCTTAGCCTTCCCGAAGTTCGTCTTTACTAGGACGAACTTGCCTTTCATTTTTTCACCTGAGAGACTGAAAACGACCTCCTTTTCTTTGACTACCACAGGTTCAAATCTACCATGGTCCCATATCTCGACCTTGCCAGCACCATAACTGCCTTCAGGTATCGTTCCTTCAAAATCAGCATATTCAATTGCATGATCATCAGTCTGTATGGCAAGTCGCTTGACCCCTTCTACAATAGGAGGTTCCTTAGGAATCGCCCAGCTTTTGAGAACACCATCCATCTCCAGACGCAGATCATAGTGAAGATTGCGAGCATGGTGTTTCTGTATCACAAATATAAAAGCGTCCTTATCAATCATCATAATAAAAAGAGAGCTTGAACTTAATAAAGTTTCACTTCAAAACGTATTATGAGCAAAATATATTGAAAGAAAAACAAGAGCATATTTTGAAAGGCTTTCCCATTCCAAAATATGCCGGTCAGAACTAGTGTCCTTTGCTTAGCTGAAATCGCCGAGACCTTCTAGATCAAGGGTTGCAAAGTGGTCTTCGATCGTTTCTGCCCTTCTTATCTGGACAAAGCTGCCGTCCTCTCTTAAGAGAAGTTCAGCAGAGCGGAGCTTACCGTTATAATTGAATCCCATCGCATGACCGTGAGCACCGGTATCGTGAATTACAAGAATGTCACCGCGTTCAACTTCTGGGAGCATTCTGTCGATAGCAAATTTGTCATTGTTCTCACAAAGGGAACCTGTGACATCATACTTGTGTGTTCCAGACTGGTCTTCTTTTCCAAGAACTGTTATGTGGTGATATGCACCATAAAGACCAGGCCTCATGAGGTTTGCCATACATGCATCGGTTCCCACATAATCCTTGTAAATGTGCTTGAGATGTCTTACCTCGGTCACAAGGTACCCGTAAGGACCGGTGATGGTTCGTCCACATTCCAGGTAGATCTTCAGCGGGTCAAGTCCGTTTGCCTTGATCTTTGCATCATATTCCTCTTTAACGCCCTTTGCAATGACATCATATGGAACAGGTTCCTGGTCCGGCAGGTAAGGGATACCAATACCGCCACCAAGGTTCACGAAATCGAAACGGATGTCAAGCTCATTTGAGATCTCGACAATAGTCTCAAAAAGTAATCTTGCGGTCTCCACAAAGTAAGATGGGTCAAGTTCATTGGATGCCACCATTGTGTGCAGCCCGAAGCGCTTGACACCTTTTTCTTTGAGCATCCTGTAGCCTTCAAAGAGCTGTTCCTTTGTAAAACCGTACTTTGCATCTTCCGGATTTCCAATGATAGCATTTCCTTTCTT from Methanococcoides methylutens includes these protein-coding regions:
- a CDS encoding tetratricopeptide repeat protein; protein product: MVVKRSILSLLIVTLLISGFSFQAQSLSFEARALNEEGLTFTFNGSYEKALANYDMALDIEPDYIEALDNKASTYYLLGEYDKAIECYDMVLELQPDHVLTLTKKGMAFSEKGDYKSAISMYDQALVSIEKYLIKTSGPNNSSIIDTDMPASEMTDDMSSEEAVVLYHKAKALDNIGQHDEAMNIYGSFLELQMEHSSYIYKEAIACTEEGKTSKAIELYGEALKIDPDNTTIWYHKGQAYDSLGEYEKAIEAYEMVIEFDPKSNDAWWSKAKAHEILGETEPSITAYEKVVEIDPYNVDAWFKLGEAFESTEKYQDALTSYGQVIKLDPDNTRAWQKKGMVLEILGKYDEAIVSYDKALGVDPDTIAKTYLQNPAISRLNTSKEENCYDQTPDFSIESTKLWFDKGTIYLKQGEYENAVESFDKALELETKHPSVWYNKAVALDELGMKNEAVESYTAALKKDASCSEAWYRKGFDLDALDRYNEAVYCYRKAVDIEPEFTLAWYALGLDLDHLEKYDEAIRAYGIVSEQSPYFFDAYYRKGRILAKQGHYSEAIENYQTALAFEPSNSAINTQMQVAISKMERINSSSSIPAITNSFTGPSLIDMFKIVDLENGNGYYDPTTDNDLNSLDVDLIGVEPHAEDAWLAQGNALSNSGDYSAALSSYNKAILIDPNSSNMWLMRGITYDMLKRQVEAIENYRIAVELDADNTDAWFYLAQDYSNIGDHYHAIECYDNVLRINPQDTTALFLRARAFDNLGSYENSLASYDRLLELEPDNLEGLYYRGETYYKLGNYEASIQSYEKVLEVEPENVEVIFAKALAFEGNGQVEEAVASYDLILNTGINDTDTLYKLGEAYENIGLYRNAVRCYDTILINNPADIKALSMKGFDLYMDGDYNGAMYCYDKVLEIDPNNAAAWYNKGTAAYLTSSYVASSDFYARALEIQPNSISAWYNRGFIANILGDVEEAVGYYEKALEIDPASTSVLYNKRFAHYRIGESVSAENEKNKLETIDPGFVEALDDRGTKFFMPQEYDPSITYKLPDRWYDDTENNTIKTNLE
- a CDS encoding DNA polymerase ligase N-terminal domain-containing protein, whose product is MMIDKDAFIFVIQKHHARNLHYDLRLEMDGVLKSWAIPKEPPIVEGVKRLAIQTDDHAIEYADFEGTIPEGSYGAGKVEIWDHGRFEPVVVKEKEVVFSLSGEKMKGKFVLVKTNFGKAKNSWLFFKKNE
- a CDS encoding diaminopimelate decarboxylase; the encoded protein is MVSKTLPFTKKQILEIKEQYPTPFHVYDEKAIRENARKLKDAFSILEGFTEFFAVKALPNPYILKILKSEGFGADCSSLPELLLSEKTGIVGEGIMFSSNDTPAEEFVKAKELGAIINLDDISHIEFLEETAGLPELVCFRFNPGTLKKGNAIIGNPEDAKYGFTKEQLFEGYRMLKEKGVKRFGLHTMVASNELDPSYFVETARLLFETIVEISNELDIRFDFVNLGGGIGIPYLPDQEPVPYDVIAKGVKEEYDAKIKANGLDPLKIYLECGRTITGPYGYLVTEVRHLKHIYKDYVGTDACMANLMRPGLYGAYHHITVLGKEDQSGTHKYDVTGSLCENNDKFAIDRMLPEVERGDILVIHDTGAHGHAMGFNYNGKLRSAELLLREDGSFVQIRRAETIEDHFATLDLEGLGDFS